The Ovis aries strain OAR_USU_Benz2616 breed Rambouillet chromosome 11, ARS-UI_Ramb_v3.0, whole genome shotgun sequence genome window below encodes:
- the CHD3 gene encoding chromodomain-helicase-DNA-binding protein 3 isoform X4 translates to MASPLRDEEEEEEEMVVSEEEDEEEEEGDEEEEEVEAADEDYEEDDDEGVLGRGPGHDRGRDRHSPPGCHLFPPPPPPPPPPLPPPPPPPPPDKDDIRLLPSTLGVKKRKRGPKKQKENKPGKPRKRKKLDSEEEFGSERDEYREKSESGGSEYGTGPGRKRRRKHREKKEKKTKRRKKGEGEGGQKQVEQKSSATLLLTWGLEDVEHVFSEEDYHTLTNYKAFSQFMRPLIAKKNPKIPMSKMMTILGAKWREFSANNPFKGSAAAVAAAAAAAAAAVAEQVSAAVSSATPIAPSGPPALPPPPAADIQPPPIRRAKTKEGKGPGHKRRSKSPRVPDGRKKLRGKKMAPLKIKLGLLGGKRKKGGSYVLQSDEGPEPEAEESDLDSGSVHSASGRPDGPIRTKKLKRGRPGRKKKKVLGCPAVAGEEEIDGYETDHQDYCEVCQQGGEIILCDTCPRAYHLVCLDPELDRAPEGKWSCPHCEKEGVQWEAKEEEEDYEEDGEEEGEKEEEDDHMEYCRVCKDGGELLCCDACISSYHIHCLNPPLPDIPNGEWLCPRCTCPVLKGRVQKILHWRWGEPPVAVPAPQQADGNPDAPPPRPLQGRSEREFFVKWVGLSYWHCSWAKELQLEIFHLVMYRNYQRKNDMDEPPPLDYGSGEDDGKSDKRKVKDPHYAEMEEKYYRFGIKPEWMTVHRIINHSVDKKGNYHYLVKWRDLPYDQSTWEEDEMNIPEYEDHKQSYWRHRELIMGEDPAQPRKYKKKKKELQGDGPPSSPTNDPTVKYETQPRFITATGGTLHMYQLEGLNWLRFSWAQGTDTILADEMGLGKTIQTIVFLYSLYKEGHTKGPFLVSAPLSTIINWEREFQMWAPKFYVVTYTGDKDSRAIIRENEFSFEDNAIKGGKKAFKMKREAQVKFHVLLTSYELITIDQAALGSIRWACLVVDEAHRLKNNQSKFFRVLNGYKIDHKLLLTGTPLQNNLEELFHLLNFLTPERFNNLEGFLEEFADISKEDQIKKLHDLLGPHMLRRLKADVFKNMPAKTELIVRVELSPMQKKYYKYILTRNFEALNSRGGGNQVSLLNIMMDLKKCCNHPYLFPVAAMESPKLPSGAYEGGALIKASGKLMLLQKMLRKLKEQGHRVLIFSQMTKMLDLLEDFLDYEGYKYERIDGGITGALRQEAIDRFNAPGAQQFCFLLSTRAGGLGINLATADTVIIFDSDWNPHNDIQAFSRAHRIGQANKVMIYRFVTRASVEERITQVAKRKMMLTHLVVRPGLGSKAGSMSKQELDDILKFGTEELFKDENEGENKEEDSSVIHYDNEAIARLLDRNQDATEDTDVQNMNEYLSSFKVAQYVVREEDKIEEIEREIIKQEENVDPDYWEKLLRHHYEQQQEDLARNLGKGKRVRKQVNYNDAAQEDQDNQSEYSVGSEEEDEDFDERPEGRRQSKRQLRNEKDKPLPPLLARVGGNIEVLGFNTRQRKAFLNAVMRWGMPPQDAFTTQWLVRDLRGKTEKEFKAYVSLFMRHLCEPGADGSETFADGVPREGLSRQQVLTRIGVMSLVKKKVQEFEHINGRWSMPELMPDPSADSKRSSRASSPTKTSPTTPEASAANSPCTSKPATPAPSEKGDGIRTPLEKDEAENQEEKPEKNSRIGEKMETEADTPSPSPSLGERLEPRKMPLEDEVPGVPGEMEPEPGYRGDREKSAEDVKGERELRSGPPRDEPRSNGRREEKAEKPRFMFNIADGGFTELHTLWQNEERAAISSGKLNEIWHRRHDYWLLAGIVLHGYARWQDIQNDAQFAIINEPFKTEANKGNFLEMKNKFLARRFKLLEQALVIEEQLRRAAYLNLSQEPAHPAMALHARFAEAECLAESHQHLSKESLAGNKPANAVLHKGKGRGGPARGRAHSAASEPAGGVAERHEGGRDPPASHAVPNTPHRSPPSDVRAQHPQPAGQQGHGASPHTGLPPGSIRYTSGVRGGLQRRTRRGPGRRRRQLQPDASRVLHHSRHQRPSSAGEEGEGNGGGTGGRRAGSEGAPNRGGDLYRRLTGSQACPSPRSRPRGRPPAQAPGPAANPPPSPPLGPPLG, encoded by the exons ATAAGGATGACATTCGACTGCTGCCTTCAACATTGGGCGTGAAGAAGAGGAAGCGAGGACCTAAGAAACAGAAGGAGAACAAGCCAGGAAAGCCCCGGAAACGCAAGAAGCTT gACAGCGAGGAGGAATTTGGCTCTGAGCGAGATGAGTACCGGGAGAAGTCAGAGAGTGGAGGCAGTGAATATGGAACCGGACCAGGTCGGAAACGGAGACGGAAGCAccgagaaaaaaaggagaagaagacaaaGCGGCGGAaaaaaggggagggagagggggggcAAAAG CAAGTGGAACAGAAGTCATCAGCAACCCTACTTCTGACCTGGGGCCTGGAGGACGTGGAACATGTGTTCTCCGAGGAAGATTACCACACACTCACCAACTACAAAGCCTTCAGCCAATTCATGAG GCCCCTGATTGCTAAGAAGAATCCTAAGATCCCAATGTCTAAGATGATGACCATTCTCGGGGCCAAGTGGAGAGAGTTCAGCGCCAACAACCCCTTCAAGGGGTCGGCGGCTGCTgtggcagcagcagcggcagccgcGGCGGCAGCTGTAGCTGAGCAGGTGTCAGCCGCTGTCTCCTCGGCCACCCCCATAGCACCTTCCGGACCCCCTGCCCTTCCACCACCCCCTGCTGCTGATATCCAGCCCCCACCCATCCGAAGAGCCAAAACCAAAGAGGGCAAAG GTCCAGGCCACAAGCGGCGGAGTAAGAGCCCCCGAGTGCCTGACGGACGCAAGAAGCTTAGGGGAAAGAAGATGGCACCACTCAAAATCAAGCTAGGGCTGCTGGGTGGCAAGAGAAAGAAGGGCGGCTCG TATGTTTTGCAGAGTGACGAGGGCCCCGAACCGGAGGCCGAGGAATCAGACCTGGACAGCGGCAGTGTCCACAGTGCCTCAGGCCGCCCTGATGGCCCCATCCGCACCAAGAAACTAAAACGAGGCCGgccaggaaggaagaagaagaagg TTCTGGGCTGTCCCGCTgtggctggggaggaggagatTGACGGCTACGAGACAGATCACCAGGATTACTGTGAGGTGTGCCAGCAGGGTGGGGAGATCATTCTGTGTGACACCTGCCCTCGTGCCTACCACCTCGTCTGCCTTGATCCTGAGCTTGACCGGGCTCCTGAGGGCAAGTGGAGCTGCCCTCACTGT GAGAAGGAGGGGGTCCAGTGGGAagccaaggaggaggaggaagactaTGAAGAGGacggggaggaggaaggggagaaggaggaagaagatgacCACATGGAGTATTGCCGCGTGTGCAAGGATGGCGGGGAGCTGCTGTGCTGCGACGCCTGCATCTCCTCCTACCACATCCACTGTCTGAACCCCCCGCTGCCCGACATCCCCAACGGCGAATGGCTGTGTCCCCGATGCACC TGTCCTGTGCTGAAAGGCCGTGTGCAGAAGATCCTGCACTGGCGGTGGGGGGAGCCACCCGTGGCCGTGCCAGCCCCCCAGCAGGCAGACGGGAATCCGGATGCCCCACCTCCACGACCTCTTCAAGGCAGATCCGAGCGAGAGTTCTTTGTCAAATGGGTGGGCCTGTCCTACTGGCACTGCTCCTGGGCCAAGGAGCTGCAG CTGGAAATCTTCCACTTGGTGATGTACCGAAACTACCAACGGAAGAATGACATGGATGAGCCCCCACCCCTGGACTATGGCTCTGGTGAGGACGACGGCAAGAGTGACAAGCGCAAGGTGAAGGACCCGCACTATGCCGAGATGGAGGAGAAGTACTATCGTTTTGGCATCAAGCCAGAGTGGATGACCGTCCACCGGATCATCAACCACAG TGTGGATAAAAAGGGGAATTACCACTATCTAGTGAAATGGAGGGACTTACCCTATGACCAGTCCACATGGGAGGAAGATGAAATGAACATCCCTGAATATGAAGACCACAAGCAGAGCTACTGGAGACACCG AGAACTAATTATGGGGGAGGATCCTGCTCAGCCCCGCAAgtataagaagaagaagaaggagctGCAGGGTGATGGGCCTCCCAGTTCTCCTACTAACGAT CCTACAGTGAAATATGAGACTCAGCCACGCTTCATCACAGCCACAGGAGGCACACTACACATGTATCAGCTGGAGGGATTGAACTGGCTACGCTTCTCATGGGCCCAGGGCACTGATACCATTCTGGCTGATGAAATGGGGCTGGGCAAGACCATACAAACCATCGTCTTCCTCTACTCACTCTATAAGGAG GGCCACACAAAGGGTCCCTTCCTGGTGAGTGCCCCGCTGTCCACCATCATCAACTGGGAGCGGGAGTTCCAGATGTGGGCACCCAAGTTCTATGTAGTAACATACACGGGTGACAAGGACAGCCGAGCCATCATTCGTGAGAATGAGTTTTCCTTTGAAGACAACGCCATCAAAGGTGGCAAGAAAGCTTTTAAGATGAAG AGGGAGGCACAGGTGAAGTTCCATGTTCTCCTGACATCATATGAGCTGATCACCATTGATCAGGCAGCTCTCGGCTCCATCCGCTGGGCCTGTCTCGTGGTGGATGAGGCCCATCGGCTCAAGAACAACCAGTCCAAG TTTTTCAGGGTCCTCAATGGCTACAAGATAGATCATAAGTTGCTGCTGACAGGGACTCCATTGCAGAATAATCTGGAGGAGCTCTTCCATCTACTGAACTTCCTCACCCCAGAGAGGTTTAA CAacctggagggcttcctggaggagtttGCTGACATATCCAAAGAAGACCAAATTAAGAAACTTCATGACTTGCTGGGGCCACACATGCTGCGGAGGCTCAAGGCAGATGTCTTTAAGAACATGCCAGCCAAAACAGAGCTCATCGTTCGCGTGGAGCTGAGCCCCATGCAGAA GAAATACTACAAATACATCCTGACCCGAAATTTTGAGGCCTTGAATTCACGAGGTGGTGGGAACCAGGTGTCGCTGCTGAACATCATGATGGATCTTAAGAAGTGCTGCAACCATCCGTACCTCTTTCCTGTGGCTGCTATG GAGTCCCCCAAACTTCCCAGTGGGGCTTATGAGGGTGGGGCACTTATTAAGGCATCTGGGAAGCTCATGCTGCTGCAGAAGATGCTGCGAAAGCTGAAGGAGCAAGGACACAGAGTGCTCATCTTCTCGCAG aTGACCAAAATGTTAGACTTACTGGAGGACTTCTTAGACTATGAAGGCTACAAGTATGAGCGCATCGATGGCGGCATCACTGGTGCCCTGAGGCAGGAGGCCATTGACCGCTTCAATG CTCCTGGGGCCCAACAATTCTGTTTCCTCCTGTCCACCCGGGCCGGGGGCCTGGGCATCAATCTGGCCACTGCTGACACTGTCATCATCTTCGATTCAGACTGGAACCCCCATAATGATATCCAG GCCTTCAGCCGCGCTCATCGGATCGGCCAGGCCAACAAAGTGATGATTTACCGGTTTGTGACTCGTGCCTCTGTGGAAGAGCGAATCACACAGGTGGCCaagagaaagatgatgctgaCACATCTGGTGGTGCGGCCCGGGCTGGGCTCCAAGGCGGGCTCCATGTCCAAGCAGGAGCTGGACGACATCCTCAAATTTGGTACTGAGGAGCTATTTAAGGATGAAAATGAGG GTGAGAACAAGGAGGAGGACAGCAGTGTGATTCACTATGACAACGAGGCCATTGCTCGGCTCTTGGACCGGAACCAGGATGCAACTGAGGACACTGACGTACAGAACATGAACGAGTATCTCAGCTCCTTCAAGGTGGCCCAGTATGTGGTGCGGGAAGAAGACAAG ATTGAGGAAATTGAACGAGAGATCATCAAGCAGGAAGAGAACGTCGACCCCGACTACTGGGAGAAGCTGCTGCGGCACCACTATGAGCAACAGCAGGAAGACCTGGCGCGGAACCTCGGCAAGGGCAAGCGGGTCCGCAAGCAGGTCAACTACAATGACGCTGCTCAGGAGGACCAAG ATAATCAGTCAGAATACTCAGTGGGATCAGAAGAGGAGGATGAAGACTTTGATGAGCGTCCTGAAG GGCGTCGACAGTCAAAGAGGCAGCTTCGGAATGAAAAGGATAAGCCACTGCCTCCACTGCTGGCTCGAGTTGGGGGCAACATCGAG GTACTGGGATTCAACACCCGTCAGCGGAAGGCCTTCCTCAATGCGGTGATGCGCTGGGGCATGCCCCCGCAGGACGCCTTCACCACCCAGTGGCTGGTGCGGGACCTCAGAGGCAAGACTGAGAAAGAGTTCAA GGCCTATGTGTCTTTGTTCATGCGCCATCTCTGTGAGCCTGGGGCAGACGGCTCTGAAACCTTTGCTGACGGAGTCCCTCGGGAGGGGCTGAGTCGCCAGCAAGTGTTGACCCGCATTGGAGTCATGTCTCTCGTCAAGAAAAAG GTACAGGAGTTCGAGCACATCAATGGGCGCTGGTCTATGCCAGAGCTGATGCCTGACCCCAGTGCTGACTCCAAGCGCTCCTCCAGAGCCTCCTCTCCTACCAAAACATCTCCTACCACTCCTGAGGCCTCGGCTGCAAACAGCCCTTGCACCTCGAAACCTG CTACTCCAGCTCCCAGTGAGAAAGGAGATGGCATAAGGACACCTCTGGAGAAGGATGAAGCAGAAAACCAGGAGGAGAAGCCAGAAAAGAATAGCAGGATTGGGgagaagatggagacagag GCTGATACCCCCAGCccatccccatccctgggagAGCGGCTAGAGCCAAGGAAGATGCCTCTAGAGGATGAGGTGCCAGGGGTACCTGGAGAGATGGAGCCTGAACCTGGGTACCGGGGGGACAGAGAGAAGTCAG CAGAAGATGTGAAAGGGGAGCGGGAGCTTCGGTCTGGGCCTCCTCGAGATGAGCCACGGTCCAATGGGCGACGtgaggagaaggcagagaaaccGCGGTTCATGTTCAACATTGCAGATGGTGGCTTCACAG AGCTTCACACGCTGTGGCAGAATGAGGAGCGGGCGGCTATTTCCTCCGGGAAACTCAACGAGATCTGGCACCGAAGACACGACTATTGGCTCCTGGCTGGGATTGTCCT CCATGGATATGCACGGTGGCAGGACATCCAGAATGATGCTCAGTTTGCCATTATCAATGAGCCATTTAAAACTGAAGCCAATAAGGGGAACTTTctggagatgaaaaataaattcctgGCCCGGAGATTCAAG CTCCTGGAGCAGGCGCTGGTGATTGAGGAGCAGCTGCGGCGGGCGGCCTACCTGAACCTATCACAGGAGCCGGCGCACCCCGCCATGGCCCTCCACGCCCGCTTCGCCGAGGCCGAGTGCCTGGCCGAGAGCCACCAGCACCTCTCCAAGGAGTCGCTGGCGGGGAACAAGCCGGCCAACGCCGTCCTGCACAAGGGTAAGGGCCGCGGCGGCCCCGCGCGGGGGAGGGCCCACAGCGCTGC TTCTGAACCAGCTGGAGGAGTTGCTGAGCGACATGAAGGCGGACGTGACCCGCCTGCCAGCCACGCTGTCCCGAATACCCCCCATCGCAGCCCGCCTTCAGATGTCCGAGCGCAGCATCCTCAGCCGGCTGGCCAGCAAGGGCACGGAGCCTCACCCCACACCG GCCTTCCCCCCGGGTCCATACGCTACACCTCCGGGGTACGGGGCGGCCTTCAGCGCCGCACCCGTCGGGGCCCTGGCCGCCGCAGGCGCCAATTACAGCCAGATGCCAGCAGGGTCCTTCATCACAG CCGCCACCAACGGCCCTCCAGTGCTggtgaagaaggagaaggaaatggtggggGCACTGGTGGCAGACGGGCTGGATCGGAAGGAGCCCCGAACCGGGGAGGTGATCTGTATAGACGACTGACCGGATCCCAGGCCTGCCCTTCACCCAGGTCCCGGCCTCGAGGTCGACCCCCAGCTCAGGCTCCGGGGCCTGCTGCCAATCCTCCACCTTCCCCTCCCCTTGGGCCACCACTGGGCTAG